A single region of the Eleginops maclovinus isolate JMC-PN-2008 ecotype Puerto Natales chromosome 4, JC_Emac_rtc_rv5, whole genome shotgun sequence genome encodes:
- the lgr4 gene encoding leucine-rich repeat-containing G-protein coupled receptor 4: protein MRVDLFWICLWCFLRPGATGQGQSTAVCSPSCSCDEDGGADCSGRGLTTVPTGLSTFTYYLDLSMNNITELPEFVFKNLPYLEELRLAGNDLSFIHPDALSGLHQLKVLMLQNNQLKTVPSAALKNLQSLQSLRLDANHILTVPDDSFEGLQQLRHLWLDDNNLTEIPVISLRHQENLQALTLALNRIVHIPDNAFANLTSLVVLHLHNNRIKQIGYNSFAGLVNLETLDLNFNNLMVFPKAIEALPKLKELGFHSNDIAAIPEGAFHNNPLLRTIHLYDNPLSFVGASAFQNLSDLHSLMLRGASMMQDFPILTWTNKLESLTLSGTKISSIPANLCEDLKLLQTLDLSYNEIKDLPSLQSCVRLQEISFQHNRFQQIDRDTFQGLTALRLLDLSRNGIRVIHRDAFVSLAALTNLDLSMNSLTVIPTTGLSALSQLKLSGNPEMKNVLNAKNLPKLRSISVPYAYQCCAFVGCDSMTSSSEENDIKKSAGGEDVERMSTIMHCSPSPGAFKPCEHLLGNWMIRLTVWFICLVSLVFNSVVLVATFAPTHHAAGHSPSLSPARLLMGLLALANLLTGLYVGVLTVLDVATWGSFAEFGVWWEMGRGCQVTGAMAVFSSEWAVLLLSLAAVERSVAVRTILGKVLMSPRRNGSRRGCWRGDRRFSLAAGLLGLLAAAGACLPLLTSSDHSASPLCLPFAGGESPALSVTVVLVLLNALAYLFTAAVYTQLYCHLGRVELADPEQTGALRHVAWLIFTNCIFFCPVAAFSFAPLLTGSTAGGPEIAKSVTLIFFPLPACLNPVLYVFFSPAFREDWLRLRSCAGSSREVKAGAESHGDDGGGGSEITDGGSSTQLGFDCGVYSQLCGETVVCEQCEAALHARTCSSPSSSTVCRHFVKSHSCPTLLAGAAVCQRAEGFWADSGTPSAQSEYADEGDSFVSDSSEQVQACGRACFCQSRGLPLVHYSYNIPRVKD from the exons ATGCGTGTGGACTTGTTTTGGATATGTTTGTGGTGTTTCCTTCGCCCTGGTGCCACCGGTCAAGGACAGTCGACGGCCGTGTGCTCGCCCTCATGCAGCTGCGATGAAGATGGGGGTGCAGACTGCTCGGGGAGAGGGCTGACCACCGTCCCGACTGGGCTCAGTACTTTCACCTACTACCT TGACCTGAGCATGAACAACATCACTGAGCTTCCAGAATTTGTGTTCAAGAACCTCCCCTATCTGGAAGAACT ACGACTTGCCGGGAATGACCTGTCATTCATCCACCCTGATGCCCTGTCTGGACTGCATCAGCTCAAAGTCCT GATGCTCCAGAATAATCAGCTGAAAACTGTGCCCAGTGCCGCCCTGAAGAACCTTCAATCTCTCCAGTCTCT CCGCCTGGATGCGAACCACATCCTCACAGTACCAGACGACAGTTTTGAAGGTCTTCAGCAGCTGCGCCACCTTTGGTTGGATGACAACAACCTGACGGAGATCCCCGTCATTTCTCTGAGGCACCAGGAGAACCTCCAGGCTCTGACGCTGGCGCTCAACCGCATTGTGCACATACCAGACAACGCATTCGCCAACCTCACCAGTTTAGTTGTGCT ACATCTTCATAACAACAGAATTAAGCAGATAGGATACAACAGTTTTGCCGGTCTTGTGAACCTGGAGACGCT AGATCTTAACTTCAACAACCTGATGGTTTTTCCCAAAGCTATAGAGGCCCTGCCCAAACTGAAGGAACT CGGGTTTCACAGCAACGATATTGCTGCCATACCTGAAGGGGCCTTCCATAACAACCCCCTGCTGCGCACCAT ACATCTTTATGACAACCCTCTGTCCTTTGTGGGCGCCTCGGCTTTCCAGAATCTGTCCGACCTGCACTCCCT GATGCTGCGTGGGGCCAGTATGATGCAGGACTTCCCCATCCTTACGTGGACAAATAAACTTGAGAGTTT gaCCCTGTCAGGAACCAAGATATCGTCCATCCCTGCTAATCTTTGTGAGGACCTCAAGTTGCTCCAGACGCT AGACTTGTCCTACAATGAGATCAAGGATCTGCCTTCCCTGCAGAGCTGCGTCCGGCTGCAGGAGAT AAGCTTTCAGCACAACCGCTTTCAACAAATTGACAGGGACACTTTCCAAGGTCTGACTGCTCTCCGTTTGCT AGACCTGAGCAGAAATGGTATCCGAGTCATCCACAGAGATGCTTTCGTCTCCCTCGCTGCACTCACCAACCT agatCTGAGTATGAACTCTCTGACTGTGATTCCTACCACTGGACTGAGCGCACTCAGTCAGTTGAAACTCTCAGGAAACCcggaaatgaaaaatgtgctgAATGCAAAAAACCTGCCAAAACTGAG GTCGATCTCTGTCCCGTATGCCTACCAGTGCTGTGCATTTGTTGGATGTGACTCCATGACGAGTTCTTCTGAGGAAAATGACATAAAGAAATCAGCAG gcgGGGAGGATGTGGAGAGAATGTCAACGATTATGCATTGCTCTCCTTCTCCAG GAGCCTTCAAGCCTTGTGAGCACCTGCTGGGTAACTGGATGATCCGCCTTACAGTGTGGTTCATCTGCCTGGTGTCTCTGGTCTTTAACAGCGTGGTGCTGGTGGCCACCTTCGCCCCCACACACCACGCTGCAGGCCAttcaccctccctctccccGGCCCGACTGCTCATGGGGCTGCTGGCCCTGGCCAACCTGCTCACAGGTCTGTATGTTGGCGTGCTGACTGTGCTAGACGTGGCCACATGGGGCTCGTTTGCTGAATTCGGAGTATGGTGGGAGATGGGGCGTGGCTGCCAGGTTACAGGAGCCATGGCCGTGTTCTCTTCAGAGTGGGCGGTGCTGCTACTCTCGCTGGCAGCCGTAGAGCGCAGCGTGGCCGTGCGGACAATTCTCGGGAAGGTATTGATGTCACCAAGGAGGAACGGCAGCCGGCGCGGATGCTGGAGAGGGGATCGGCGCTTCAGTCTTGCTGCGGGACTACTGGGGCTGCTGGCTGCTGCCGGAGCCTGCCTGCCTCTCCTGACCTCCAGTGACCACTCCGCTTCTCCACTGTGCCTGCCCTTCGCTGGCGGAGAAAGTCCAGCTCTGAGTGTCACAGTGGTTCTGGTGCTGCTCAACGCTCTGGCTTACCTGTTCACTGCAGCGGTGTACACCCAGCTGTATTGCCACCTGGGCCGGGTGGAGCTGGCAGATCCGGAGCAGACGGGTGCCCTGCGACATGTTGCATGGCTCATCTTTACCAACTGCATCTTCTTCTGTCCCGTGGCAGCTTTCTCCTTCGCCCCTCTCTTGACTGGCTCTACAGCCGGCGGCCCAGAGATCGCCAAGTCCGTCACCCTCATTTTCTTCCCTCTGCCGGCGTGTCTGAACCCAGTGCTCTACGTGTTCTTCAGCCCGGCCTTCAGGGAGGACTGGCTCAGACTACGCAGTTGCGCAGGATCGAGCAGGGAAGTGAAGGCTGGGGCCGAGAGTCACGGAGATGACGGGGGCGGAGGGTCGGAGATCACAGACGGCGGCTCCTCCACCCAACTCGGCTTTGACTGTGGGGTTTACTCACAGCTTTGTGGAGAGACTGTTGTGTGCGAGCAGTGCGAGGCTGCGCTGCATGCCAGGACCTGCTCCTCCCCGTCGTCCTCCACAGTGTGCAGACACTTTGTGAAGTCTCACAGCTGTCCCACCCTGCTGGCGGGTGCTGCCGTGTGCCAGCGCGCCGAGGGGTTTTGGGCCGACAGCGGCACGCCCTCTGCTCAGTCTGAGTACGCAGACGAGGGGGACTCGTTTGTGTCGGACAGCTCGGAGCAGGTACAGGCTTGCGGCAGAGCCTGTTTCTGTCAGAGCAGAGGCCTTCCTCTGGTACACTACTCATACAACATACCTCGAGTCAAGGACTAA